A region of bacterium DNA encodes the following proteins:
- the gyrA gene encoding DNA gyrase subunit A: MADEKNPGDENLDSGVDGTPEAGGTPPGVPLPSRGETINDAGIVGKMRTSYIEYSMSVIVSRALPDVRDGLKPVHRRTLTAMNDLNLQPGRPYRKSAKITGDTTGNYHPHGTTSVYDTLVRMAQDFSLRYPLVDGQGNFGSVDGDAAAAERYTEARLEKFATELLDDLDKETVDFVPNYDGSRMMPSVMPARVPNLLVNGSEGIAVGMATKIPPHNLTEICDGLVALLDNPDCQPHEMLQYVQGPDFPTGGVIHGRRGIFDYVTTGRGRVVVRAKTEMEMLDGGRAQIIVNEIPYQVNKSTLIEKIANLVRAGVLEGISDLRDESDREGMRIVIVLKKDAFPQVVLKALYAHTLMQSTFGVINLALVGNQPKVMSLKEAMQEFLNFREEVVVRRTRYQLRKAEERAHILEGYRIALDNIDAIVALIRASASTEAARTALMATFALSEIQAQAILDLRLARLTGLERQKIEDEYRELLEKIAHLKAILDSRALVLQIIRDEIADVRASYGDERRTQIVEDEGEIDLEDLIADEPMVVTISNQGYAKRIPVDTYRQQGRGGKGITAMGTKDEDFVDNLFIATTHQYLLVLTENGQLHWLKVHRIPKSSRTSKGQPLVNLIQIQPGDRIHAIVPVREFSETSFLAFATDQGQVKRTPLTEFARPRSAGIRAISLLEGEHLVAVRETDGNSDIILATSDGMAIRFEEEQARSMGRTARGVRGIGLEEGEKLIGMVVVSEKDETATLLSVTENGYGKRTPLSDYRPQGRGGKGLITIKCSERNGTLMAIRDVHPGEELMVITRGGIMIRIGLDEVSEQGRNTQGVRIINLNEGDRVASIAKISREELSREELSRADAAAASAAARGPIAVVDEFEDEAADIDEDVAVDEDASLDEDGTPDEE; encoded by the coding sequence ATGGCGGACGAGAAGAATCCCGGCGACGAGAATCTGGACAGCGGCGTGGACGGCACCCCGGAAGCGGGCGGAACGCCCCCGGGCGTGCCCCTGCCTTCGCGCGGCGAGACGATCAACGACGCCGGCATCGTCGGCAAGATGCGCACGAGCTACATCGAATATTCGATGAGCGTGATCGTGAGCCGCGCGCTGCCGGACGTGCGCGACGGCCTGAAGCCGGTGCATCGGCGCACGCTGACGGCGATGAACGACCTGAACCTGCAGCCGGGCCGGCCGTACCGCAAGAGCGCCAAGATCACAGGCGATACCACCGGTAACTACCATCCGCACGGCACCACGTCGGTGTACGACACGCTGGTGCGCATGGCGCAGGACTTCTCGCTGCGCTATCCGCTGGTGGATGGGCAGGGCAACTTCGGCTCGGTGGACGGCGACGCGGCGGCGGCCGAACGGTACACCGAGGCGCGCCTGGAGAAGTTCGCCACCGAGCTGCTCGACGACCTCGACAAGGAAACGGTCGACTTCGTCCCCAACTACGACGGTTCGCGCATGATGCCGTCGGTGATGCCGGCGCGCGTGCCGAACCTGCTGGTGAACGGGTCGGAGGGCATCGCGGTGGGCATGGCCACCAAGATTCCCCCGCACAACCTGACCGAGATCTGCGACGGCCTGGTGGCGCTGCTCGACAACCCGGACTGCCAGCCGCACGAGATGCTGCAGTACGTGCAGGGGCCCGACTTCCCGACCGGCGGCGTGATCCACGGGCGGCGCGGCATCTTCGACTACGTGACCACCGGCCGCGGCCGCGTGGTGGTGCGCGCGAAGACCGAGATGGAGATGCTCGACGGCGGGCGCGCGCAGATCATCGTCAACGAGATTCCCTACCAGGTGAACAAGTCGACGCTGATCGAGAAGATCGCCAACCTGGTGCGCGCCGGCGTGCTGGAAGGCATCAGCGACCTGCGCGACGAGAGCGACCGCGAGGGGATGCGCATCGTCATCGTCCTGAAGAAGGACGCGTTCCCCCAGGTGGTTCTCAAGGCGCTGTACGCGCACACGCTCATGCAGAGCACCTTCGGCGTGATCAACCTGGCGCTGGTGGGCAACCAGCCGAAGGTGATGTCGCTGAAGGAGGCGATGCAGGAGTTCCTGAACTTCCGCGAGGAAGTGGTGGTGCGGCGCACGCGCTACCAGTTGCGGAAGGCGGAGGAGCGCGCGCACATCCTCGAGGGCTACCGCATCGCGCTGGACAACATCGACGCCATCGTGGCGCTGATCCGCGCGAGCGCCTCGACCGAGGCGGCGCGCACCGCCCTGATGGCCACGTTCGCGCTGTCGGAGATCCAGGCGCAGGCCATCCTCGACCTGCGGCTGGCGCGGCTGACCGGGCTGGAGCGGCAGAAGATCGAGGACGAGTACCGCGAGCTGCTCGAGAAGATCGCGCACCTGAAGGCGATCCTGGACAGCCGGGCGCTGGTGCTGCAGATCATCCGCGACGAGATCGCGGACGTGCGTGCCTCGTACGGCGACGAGCGGCGCACGCAGATCGTGGAGGACGAGGGCGAGATCGACCTGGAAGACCTGATCGCCGACGAGCCGATGGTCGTCACGATCAGCAACCAGGGCTACGCCAAGCGCATCCCGGTGGACACCTACCGCCAGCAGGGCCGCGGCGGCAAGGGCATCACGGCGATGGGCACCAAGGACGAGGATTTCGTCGACAACCTGTTCATCGCCACCACGCACCAGTACCTGCTGGTGCTGACGGAGAACGGGCAGCTGCACTGGCTGAAGGTGCACCGCATCCCGAAGAGCAGCCGCACCAGCAAGGGCCAGCCGCTGGTGAACCTGATCCAGATCCAGCCGGGCGACCGCATCCACGCCATCGTGCCGGTGCGCGAGTTCAGCGAGACGAGCTTCCTGGCCTTCGCCACCGACCAGGGCCAGGTCAAGCGCACCCCGCTGACCGAGTTCGCGCGCCCGCGGTCGGCCGGCATCCGCGCCATCAGCCTGCTCGAGGGCGAGCACCTGGTGGCCGTGCGCGAGACCGACGGCAACAGCGACATCATCCTGGCGACCAGTGATGGCATGGCGATCCGCTTCGAGGAGGAACAGGCCCGCTCGATGGGCCGCACCGCGCGCGGTGTGCGCGGTATCGGCCTGGAAGAGGGCGAGAAGCTGATCGGCATGGTGGTCGTGAGCGAGAAGGACGAGACGGCCACGCTGCTCTCGGTGACCGAGAACGGCTACGGCAAGCGCACCCCGCTCAGCGACTACCGCCCGCAGGGCCGCGGCGGCAAGGGCCTGATCACGATCAAGTGCAGCGAGCGCAACGGCACCCTGATGGCCATCCGCGACGTGCACCCGGGCGAAGAACTGATGGTGATCACGCGCGGCGGCATCATGATCCGCATCGGCCTGGACGAGGTCAGCGAACAGGGCCGCAACACGCAGGGCGTGCGCATCATCAACCTGAACGAGGGCGACCGCGTGGCCTCCATCGCGAAGATCTCGCGGGAAGAGCTGTCGCGCGAGGAGCTGTCGCGGGCCGATGCGGCGGCGGCTTCGGCGGCGGCGCGGGGGCCGATCGCGGTGGTGGATGAGTTCGAGGATGAAGCCGCAGACATCGATGAGGATGTGGCGGTGGATGAGGATGCCTCGCTCGATGAGGACGGGACGCCCGACGAGGAGTAG
- the gyrB gene encoding DNA topoisomerase (ATP-hydrolyzing) subunit B, whose amino-acid sequence MSDTDHVSENLAAEAAAAGEAALRKSAAGARDYTADGIQVLKGLEAVRKRPAMYIGDTSVKGLHHLVYEVVDNSIDEAMAGFCTDIEVVIHENDIISVRDNGRGIPVDMHKEEHKPAVEVVLSSLHAGGKFDKGSYKVSGGLHGVGVSCVNALSESLKVEIRRDAHVYEIGFERGILTVPLRTLGDCKPGETGTLVTFKPDYEIFPELVYNYDTLRGRLRELAFLNRGLTITLADERTEKKRNDRFHFEGGIVEYVRWLNEGRTVICPEPVFFTGEKDGIQIEVALDYNDGYAEALFTFANNINTTEGGSHLSGFRAGLTRTLNAYATSTNLLKKEIKALTGDDVREGLTAIISVKVPEPQFEGQTKTKLGNTEVKGHVEALVNTYLGEYLAEHPREAKSIVGKCLTAAQGREAARKARDLTRRKSALDSASLPGKLADCSSRDPAECELYLVEGDSAGGSAKQGRDRRYQAILPLKGKILNVEKARLDKMLGNDEIKTIITALGTSIGAGIFEVARLRYHKIIIMTDADVDGSHIRTLIMTLFFRHFREIIDNGHLYIAEPPLYRLKKGATEIYVNSDQAKDRLLEEMGGAKHVYVQRYKGLGEMNPEQLWETTMNPDSRTMTRVTIEDAVEADHIFTILMGDEVEPRRRFIEENAAMVKLEDLDI is encoded by the coding sequence ATGAGCGATACCGACCACGTGAGCGAGAATCTGGCGGCCGAGGCTGCCGCCGCCGGCGAGGCTGCGCTGCGCAAATCGGCAGCCGGCGCCCGGGACTACACCGCCGACGGCATCCAGGTGCTGAAGGGCCTCGAGGCCGTGCGCAAGCGGCCGGCCATGTACATCGGCGATACGAGTGTGAAGGGCCTGCACCACCTGGTGTACGAGGTCGTCGACAACTCGATCGACGAGGCGATGGCCGGGTTCTGCACCGACATCGAAGTGGTGATCCACGAGAACGACATCATCAGCGTGCGGGACAACGGGCGCGGCATTCCTGTCGACATGCACAAGGAAGAGCACAAGCCCGCCGTCGAGGTCGTGCTCAGCAGCCTGCACGCGGGCGGCAAGTTCGACAAGGGCAGCTACAAGGTGTCGGGCGGCCTGCACGGCGTGGGCGTCAGTTGCGTCAATGCGCTGAGCGAGAGCCTGAAGGTCGAGATCCGGCGCGATGCGCACGTGTACGAGATCGGCTTCGAGCGCGGCATCCTCACCGTGCCGCTGCGCACGCTGGGCGACTGCAAGCCGGGCGAGACGGGCACGCTGGTCACGTTCAAGCCCGACTACGAGATCTTCCCCGAGCTGGTCTACAACTACGACACGCTGCGCGGGCGGCTGCGCGAGCTGGCGTTCCTGAATCGCGGGCTGACGATCACGCTGGCCGACGAGCGCACCGAAAAGAAGCGGAACGACCGCTTCCATTTCGAGGGCGGCATCGTCGAGTACGTGCGGTGGCTGAACGAGGGTCGTACGGTCATCTGTCCGGAGCCGGTGTTCTTCACGGGCGAGAAGGACGGCATCCAGATCGAGGTGGCCCTCGACTACAACGACGGCTACGCCGAGGCGCTGTTCACGTTCGCCAACAACATCAACACCACCGAGGGCGGCAGCCACCTGTCGGGGTTCCGCGCGGGCCTGACGCGCACGCTGAATGCGTACGCCACCAGCACGAATCTCCTGAAGAAGGAGATCAAGGCGCTGACCGGCGATGACGTGCGCGAGGGCCTGACGGCGATCATCTCGGTGAAGGTGCCCGAGCCGCAGTTCGAGGGCCAGACCAAGACGAAGCTGGGCAACACCGAGGTGAAGGGCCACGTCGAGGCGCTGGTCAACACGTACCTGGGCGAGTACCTGGCGGAGCATCCGCGCGAGGCGAAGTCGATCGTCGGCAAGTGCCTCACGGCGGCGCAGGGACGCGAGGCGGCGCGCAAGGCGCGCGACCTGACGCGGCGCAAGTCGGCGCTGGATTCGGCCTCGCTGCCGGGCAAGCTGGCCGACTGCTCGAGCCGCGACCCGGCCGAGTGCGAGCTGTACCTGGTCGAGGGTGACAGCGCCGGCGGCTCGGCCAAGCAGGGCCGCGACCGGCGGTACCAGGCCATTTTGCCGCTGAAGGGCAAGATCCTGAACGTGGAGAAGGCCCGCCTCGACAAGATGCTGGGCAACGACGAGATCAAGACGATCATCACCGCGCTGGGCACGAGTATCGGCGCGGGCATCTTCGAGGTGGCGCGGCTCCGCTACCACAAGATCATCATCATGACCGATGCCGACGTGGACGGCAGCCACATCCGCACGCTGATCATGACGCTGTTCTTCCGGCATTTCCGGGAGATCATCGACAACGGCCACCTGTACATCGCCGAGCCGCCGCTGTACCGCCTGAAGAAGGGCGCCACCGAGATCTACGTGAACTCGGACCAGGCCAAGGACCGCCTGCTCGAAGAGATGGGCGGCGCCAAGCACGTGTACGTGCAGCGCTACAAGGGCCTGGGCGAAATGAACCCGGAGCAGCTCTGGGAGACGACGATGAATCCGGACTCGCGCACCATGACGCGCGTGACCATCGAGGACGCCGTCGAGGCCGACCACATCTTCACCATTTTGATGGGTGACGAGGTGGAGCCGCGCCGGCGGTTCATCGAGGAGAACGCGGCGATGGTGAAGCTGGAAGATCTGGATATCTAG
- a CDS encoding DUF721 domain-containing protein, translated as MTTRKDGLQPVSRILENALREAGVSDRLQGRGPLLHWREIAGDEIADHVRAVDLAEGVLMLEADHGAWRQELSMLAPEIMGKFNARFGEGTVSQLQWLQGARSPWGARGRKRDQGR; from the coding sequence ATGACGACCAGGAAAGACGGTCTGCAACCCGTCTCCCGCATTCTCGAGAACGCGCTGCGCGAAGCGGGCGTCAGTGACCGCCTGCAGGGCCGCGGTCCGCTGCTGCATTGGCGCGAGATTGCCGGCGACGAGATCGCCGACCATGTGCGGGCGGTCGATCTGGCCGAGGGCGTGCTGATGCTGGAAGCGGATCACGGCGCCTGGCGCCAGGAACTGTCCATGCTGGCGCCCGAGATCATGGGGAAATTCAACGCCAGGTTCGGCGAAGGAACTGTCAGCCAGCTGCAATGGCTCCAGGGGGCAAGGTCTCCCTGGGGTGCCCGCGGCAGGAAGCGTGACCAAGGCAGATGA
- the recF gene encoding DNA replication and repair protein RecF (All proteins in this family for which functions are known are DNA-binding proteins that assist the filamentation of RecA onto DNA for the initiation of recombination or recombinational repair.), whose product MTGQPSQEIRRATRGRTPAPHPGNAPRQRTPTLDATPVIAYPSPAVPAAAPAPRRPKMEPAPEPREVRILSATLQHFRNLAEAELQFSPSVNLLMGRNGEGKTNLLEALGWFALGRSHMGARPEEMIAFGEDALHVSLQVEEDDGAQVTCEYGLDRRAGRRLRVDGEPLKLRTDLVGRLVTVVFNPDTIGLVRGAPQLRRQFADQGMSELDPAYLGHLSACQRVLKQKTGLLHDLKRGFGGNGRGRAELTAWNRELAVHAAAVCRGRAAYVRLLEAPLRANHEQLAGPVGELSCDYRPRLEAVTKYLVLGGGELPPEGDLAGAIFTEIDYIMDSEIRRGRPLVGPQFDDFSMAVEGVDLRVFGSQGQTRTAAIAMILARSDVLFGQRRMRPVLFFDDIFSELDRDRARRLQEMSSREHQVFIATARPDDIAGWQPAGLRAWRVEQGRFTAVEDASAAGD is encoded by the coding sequence TTGACGGGTCAACCGTCGCAGGAAATCAGACGCGCAACTCGCGGTCGCACCCCGGCACCGCACCCCGGCAACGCCCCCCGGCAACGCACCCCCACCCTCGACGCCACCCCCGTCATCGCCTATCCTTCCCCTGCCGTGCCGGCCGCCGCGCCCGCACCCCGAAGACCGAAGATGGAGCCAGCCCCGGAGCCCCGAGAAGTGCGCATCCTCTCCGCCACCCTCCAGCACTTCCGCAACCTCGCCGAGGCTGAGCTGCAGTTCTCCCCATCGGTCAACCTCCTGATGGGCCGCAACGGCGAAGGCAAAACCAACCTCCTCGAGGCCCTCGGCTGGTTCGCGCTCGGCCGCTCCCACATGGGCGCCCGCCCCGAAGAGATGATCGCCTTCGGGGAGGATGCGCTGCACGTCTCCCTGCAGGTGGAGGAGGATGACGGCGCCCAGGTGACCTGCGAGTACGGGCTGGACCGGCGTGCGGGGCGCCGGCTGAGGGTCGATGGCGAACCGCTGAAGCTGCGGACCGACCTGGTCGGCAGGCTGGTGACGGTGGTGTTCAATCCCGACACCATCGGGCTGGTGCGGGGGGCGCCGCAGTTGCGGCGGCAGTTTGCGGATCAGGGGATGTCGGAGCTGGACCCGGCGTATCTGGGGCACCTGAGTGCGTGCCAGCGGGTGCTCAAGCAGAAGACCGGGCTGCTGCACGACTTAAAACGGGGGTTCGGCGGGAACGGCCGCGGGCGGGCCGAATTGACGGCGTGGAACCGCGAGTTGGCGGTGCATGCGGCGGCGGTGTGTCGCGGGCGGGCGGCGTATGTGCGGCTGCTCGAGGCGCCGCTCAGGGCCAATCATGAGCAGCTGGCGGGGCCCGTCGGGGAGCTGTCCTGCGACTATCGGCCGCGGCTGGAGGCGGTCACGAAATACCTGGTTTTGGGGGGTGGAGAATTACCTCCGGAAGGTGATTTGGCGGGCGCGATTTTCACTGAAATCGACTATATTATGGACTCGGAGATCAGGCGCGGAAGGCCCCTGGTCGGGCCCCAGTTCGACGACTTCTCCATGGCTGTGGAGGGGGTCGACCTGAGGGTTTTCGGCTCGCAGGGACAAACCCGCACCGCAGCCATCGCCATGATCCTGGCCCGCAGCGACGTGCTGTTCGGTCAGCGCCGGATGAGACCGGTGTTGTTCTTCGATGACATCTTCAGCGAGCTGGATCGGGATCGCGCCCGGCGGCTGCAGGAGATGTCTTCGCGCGAACATCAGGTCTTCATCGCGACGGCGCGACCGGACGATATCGCCGGCTGGCAGCCCGCGGGACTGCGCGCCTGGCGCGTGGAGCAGGGGCGCTTTACGGCGGTCGAGGATGCGTCCGCGGCCGGGGACTGA
- a CDS encoding aldo/keto reductase, which produces MQPRKLGTTGLEVSPLGLGCMGMSYSYGPPKDKREMASLLAAAVERGVTFFDTAEVYGPYTNEELVGEALAPFRGRVVIATKFGFDLDTPPDLRGTKGAPTLNSRPAHIVAAVEGSLRRLRVECIDLLYQHRVDPEVPIEDVAGAVKQLIEQGKVKHFGLSEAGVATIRRAHAVQPVAALQNEYSLWFRTPEKEVIPVLEELGIGLVPYSPLGRGFLTGHIDGSTTFDSTDFRSALPRFAPAALQANQALVALLHAIAVRKGATPAQVALAWLLAQKPWVVPIPGTTRLDRLEENLGALTVLLAADDLAEIDRAAAAITVVGERYPERLEKMTGR; this is translated from the coding sequence ATGCAACCCCGCAAACTCGGCACCACCGGCCTCGAAGTCTCGCCGCTCGGCCTCGGCTGCATGGGCATGAGCTACTCCTACGGCCCGCCCAAGGACAAGCGCGAGATGGCCTCCCTGCTCGCCGCCGCCGTCGAGCGCGGCGTCACGTTCTTCGACACGGCCGAGGTCTACGGCCCCTACACGAACGAGGAGCTGGTCGGCGAGGCGCTGGCGCCGTTTCGCGGGCGCGTCGTGATCGCCACCAAGTTCGGGTTCGATCTCGACACGCCGCCCGACCTGCGCGGGACGAAAGGCGCTCCGACGCTCAACAGCCGGCCCGCGCACATCGTTGCGGCGGTCGAGGGTTCGCTGCGGCGGCTGCGGGTCGAGTGCATCGACCTGCTCTACCAGCACCGCGTCGACCCCGAGGTGCCCATCGAGGATGTGGCCGGCGCCGTGAAGCAGCTCATCGAGCAGGGCAAGGTGAAGCATTTCGGGTTGTCCGAGGCGGGCGTCGCGACGATCCGCCGCGCCCACGCCGTGCAACCGGTCGCCGCACTGCAGAACGAGTACTCGCTGTGGTTTCGCACGCCCGAGAAGGAAGTGATCCCCGTGCTCGAGGAGCTGGGCATCGGCCTGGTGCCCTACAGTCCGCTGGGGCGCGGCTTCCTCACCGGCCACATCGACGGCAGCACCACCTTCGACAGCACCGACTTCCGCAGCGCCCTCCCCCGCTTCGCGCCCGCGGCGCTGCAGGCCAACCAGGCGCTGGTCGCGCTGCTTCACGCGATCGCGGTGCGCAAGGGCGCCACACCGGCGCAGGTCGCGCTGGCCTGGCTGCTGGCGCAGAAGCCGTGGGTGGTGCCGATCCCGGGCACGACGCGGCTGGATCGCCTCGAGGAGAACCTTGGGGCCCTGACGGTGTTGCTGGCGGCGGATGATCTTGCCGAAATCGACCGCGCGGCGGCGGCGATCACGGTGGTGGGTGAGCGCTATCCGGAGCGGTTGGAGAAGATGACGGGGCGGTGA
- a CDS encoding VCBS repeat-containing protein gives MPSRRRTPSVRRALLAAVAAVAFGVTTAGAIPEFEAPFREYPAGVEAISLAHGDFDEDGLVDAVVAISNPTADLVFMRQNADHSFSAAGSWTSDLLTSLVAGDFNGDGHRDVAGLDQLGNVIALFGDGTGGSSGFAARSAPFGAIFLAAASLNGDAQDDLVAVSYILSTLETFLGGSAGGGTLTPATTYVTEASPTSVATGDLDGDGHDDMVLSHDAVALAEVLYGDGTGAIASSVNIPLGGEAIGSAAAIADLNGDALRDVVIGMSDGTGAAVILNTGAQTFGTPIFYGGAAGSANFVVACDDLDGDADRDLILVGPQTYVLLNGGSGTFTVLGNALPPDTHNYSVLALVDFDGDTVPDVLGCGNYGAALIAAHGNGDGTFGFDVKLAADYADALVFSDIDSDSDEDAVTINKSISAVETFARLGGAFDAPAVTSLSFPPSGLATGRFNADAAPDYATVISDIGVVIVVLNDGSGGFAPVQPYATGQWPIDVVAGDLDGDGLDDLVVICSSGGETAAAGKGARGATDKSTAEALFTHSLLIYLAAPTGFPFSPSSVINIPGGCPNGAAIGDVTQDGRMDIVAPLTCTDKIMVYPATAPGVFGAGFQAAAVTAPSAVAVRDVDGEGSLDIIALSSSGSLATIINEGGAGFALPVEVPTPQLGQFLVVEDFDLDGNLDAAALSLASEVAVHPGLGGGVFGAAFDFGVCFAPTDLVANDFDADGDLDLVVTSATQQSFQYLRNVHPVASAVPTEREPVFAGLDLRPAVPNPATGATRFEFRLDAAARVTVDVFDVRGHRVRTLMGASDLPAGTHTARWELNREDGAPVPGGVYFARVRAGDREATRKIFVTR, from the coding sequence ATGCCGTCTCGCCGCCGCACTCCCTCCGTTCGCCGCGCATTGTTGGCTGCGGTCGCCGCGGTCGCCTTCGGGGTAACCACCGCCGGCGCCATCCCCGAATTCGAGGCCCCGTTCCGCGAGTATCCCGCGGGAGTGGAGGCGATTTCGCTGGCGCACGGCGATTTCGACGAGGACGGCCTGGTCGATGCCGTGGTCGCGATCTCGAATCCGACCGCCGACCTGGTCTTCATGCGCCAGAATGCCGACCATTCGTTCAGTGCGGCCGGGAGCTGGACCTCGGACCTGCTGACATCGCTGGTGGCGGGGGACTTCAACGGCGATGGCCACCGCGATGTCGCGGGCCTCGACCAACTCGGCAACGTCATCGCGCTGTTCGGCGATGGCACCGGCGGGAGCTCCGGATTTGCGGCGCGCTCGGCGCCGTTCGGGGCGATCTTCCTTGCGGCGGCCAGCCTCAACGGCGACGCGCAGGATGACCTCGTCGCGGTGTCGTACATCCTGTCCACGCTGGAGACATTCCTGGGCGGCAGTGCCGGCGGTGGGACGCTGACGCCGGCGACGACCTATGTGACCGAGGCCTCGCCGACATCCGTGGCCACAGGCGACCTGGACGGCGACGGCCATGACGACATGGTGCTGTCGCATGATGCGGTGGCGCTGGCCGAGGTGCTCTATGGCGACGGCACCGGTGCCATCGCGTCGTCGGTGAATATTCCGCTCGGTGGTGAGGCGATCGGTTCGGCGGCCGCGATCGCCGACCTGAACGGTGATGCGTTGCGCGACGTGGTGATCGGCATGTCCGACGGCACGGGCGCGGCGGTCATCCTGAACACCGGCGCCCAGACGTTCGGCACGCCGATCTTCTACGGCGGCGCCGCGGGCTCGGCCAATTTCGTCGTGGCCTGTGACGACCTCGACGGGGACGCCGACCGCGACCTCATCCTTGTCGGCCCGCAGACGTACGTGCTGCTGAACGGCGGCAGCGGCACGTTCACGGTGCTGGGCAACGCCCTGCCGCCGGACACGCACAACTACAGCGTCCTGGCCTTGGTGGATTTCGACGGCGACACGGTGCCCGACGTGCTGGGTTGCGGCAACTACGGCGCCGCGCTGATCGCGGCCCACGGCAATGGCGACGGCACCTTCGGGTTCGATGTGAAGCTCGCGGCGGACTACGCCGATGCGCTGGTCTTCAGCGACATCGACAGCGACTCCGATGAGGACGCGGTGACGATCAACAAGTCGATCAGCGCCGTGGAGACGTTCGCGCGCCTGGGCGGCGCCTTCGACGCGCCCGCGGTGACGAGCCTGAGCTTTCCGCCCTCCGGGCTGGCGACGGGACGTTTCAATGCCGATGCGGCGCCGGACTACGCCACCGTCATCTCCGACATCGGCGTCGTCATCGTGGTGCTGAACGACGGCTCCGGTGGCTTTGCCCCGGTGCAACCGTACGCGACGGGCCAGTGGCCGATCGACGTCGTGGCCGGCGACCTGGACGGCGACGGACTGGACGACCTGGTCGTGATCTGCAGCAGCGGCGGCGAGACCGCAGCGGCCGGCAAAGGTGCCCGGGGCGCCACGGACAAGTCCACGGCCGAAGCGTTGTTCACCCACAGCCTGCTGATCTACCTCGCCGCGCCCACCGGCTTCCCGTTCTCGCCGTCATCGGTGATCAACATTCCCGGCGGGTGCCCCAACGGCGCGGCGATCGGCGACGTCACCCAGGACGGCAGGATGGACATCGTGGCGCCGCTGACCTGCACCGACAAGATCATGGTCTATCCGGCCACGGCCCCCGGCGTGTTCGGCGCCGGATTCCAGGCGGCCGCGGTGACGGCCCCGTCCGCGGTCGCGGTGCGGGATGTCGACGGGGAGGGCTCGCTGGACATCATCGCGCTGTCGTCGTCGGGCTCGCTGGCGACCATCATCAACGAGGGTGGCGCCGGCTTCGCCCTGCCCGTCGAGGTGCCGACGCCGCAACTCGGCCAGTTCCTGGTGGTCGAGGACTTCGACCTGGACGGCAACCTCGACGCCGCCGCACTCAGCCTGGCGAGCGAGGTCGCGGTGCACCCGGGCCTGGGCGGCGGCGTGTTCGGCGCCGCGTTCGACTTCGGCGTGTGCTTTGCCCCAACCGACCTCGTGGCCAACGATTTCGACGCCGACGGCGACCTGGACCTGGTCGTGACGAGCGCCACGCAGCAGTCCTTCCAGTACCTGCGCAACGTGCACCCCGTCGCGAGCGCCGTGCCGACGGAGCGCGAACCCGTCTTCGCCGGCCTCGACCTGCGCCCCGCCGTGCCGAACCCGGCCACCGGCGCCACGCGCTTCGAGTTCCGCCTCGACGCCGCGGCGCGGGTCACCGTCGACGTGTTCGACGTGCGCGGCCACCGCGTGCGCACGCTCATGGGCGCCAGCGACCTGCCCGCCGGCACCCACACCGCGCGCTGGGAACTGAACCGCGAGGACGGCGCGCCCGTACCGGGCGGCGTCTACTTCGCGCGCGTGCGGGCGGGCGACAGGGAAGCGACGCGGAAGATCTTCGTGACGCGGTGA